The genome window GAGGCCGTGATCGGGCTGGATGTGTTTGATCAAAAGGCGCTTGATGACGAGATGAGAGAGCTTGACGGCACCGATAACTACTCAAATTTAGGCGCAAATGCGGTGCTTGGCGTATCTATGGCGGTAGCGCGCGCGGCGGCAAAGAGCCTTGACGTGCCTTTGTACCGCTATCTAGGCGGCGCAAACGCTAGCGTACTGCCGGTGCCGATGTTTAATATCATTAACGGCGGCGCGCACGCGAACAACAGCGTGGATTTTCAAGAATTTATGATTATGCCGTTTGGATTTGATAAATTTAGCGACGCGCTGAGAGCGGCGACTGAAATTTACCACACGCTAAAAGGCCTTCTAAACGCGGCCGGTCACAGCACGGCTGTGGGCGACGAGGGCGGATTTGCGCCGAATTTAAACGATAACGAAGAGCCGATCAAACTAATCATGCAAGCCATCGAAAAAGCAGGCTACAAAGCTGGCGAGCAGATCAAACTAGCTCTTGACGTCGCAGCTAGCGAGCTGTACGAAAACGGTAAATATAAGCTAGAGGGCAAGGAATTTAGCAGCGAAGAGCTGATAGAGAGATACGCGCAGCTTTGCGAGAAGTATCCGATATTTTCGATCGAAGACGGCCTAAGCGAGGACGACTGGGCGGGCTGGGCGAAGCTAACTAGCAAGCTTGGCGCTAAAGTGCAGCTTGTCGGCGACGATCTATTTGTAACGAACGAGAAAATTTTGCGCGAAGGCATCGCCAAAGGCGTAGGCAACGCGATCCTAATCAAACCAAATCAAATCGGTACCGTCAGCCAAACTATGCAGACGATCCGCCTAGCACAGCGCAAAGGCTACCGTTGCGTGATGAGCCACAGAAGCGGCGAGAGCGAAGATAGCTTTATCGCGGACTTCGCCGTCGCGATGAATACGGGCCAAATTAAAACGGGC of Campylobacter showae contains these proteins:
- the eno gene encoding phosphopyruvate hydratase; protein product: MVFIEDVTAIEVLDSRGNPTVKATVALSDGTVASAIVPSGASTGKREALELRDKDERYCGKGVLKAVENVNSQIAEAVIGLDVFDQKALDDEMRELDGTDNYSNLGANAVLGVSMAVARAAAKSLDVPLYRYLGGANASVLPVPMFNIINGGAHANNSVDFQEFMIMPFGFDKFSDALRAATEIYHTLKGLLNAAGHSTAVGDEGGFAPNLNDNEEPIKLIMQAIEKAGYKAGEQIKLALDVAASELYENGKYKLEGKEFSSEELIERYAQLCEKYPIFSIEDGLSEDDWAGWAKLTSKLGAKVQLVGDDLFVTNEKILREGIAKGVGNAILIKPNQIGTVSQTMQTIRLAQRKGYRCVMSHRSGESEDSFIADFAVAMNTGQIKTGATSRSERNAKYNRLLEIERETDEFLGNQI